Genomic segment of Apium graveolens cultivar Ventura chromosome 7, ASM990537v1, whole genome shotgun sequence:
CTCTAGACAACCAAGATGTTCAGAAGAAATATATAGAGAAGAGAGCGATCACAAGAATGGGGAACAAAGAAACACAATAAGCTTATCTTTTTTCTGGTTTCTTTCTCCACTCTGTGCGGCCCCTATTTATTTCGAGCCCTTGACCTGAAACTCTCAAAAAATGCAAGAACTTGAGGGAGTCATCCCTGGCTTCTGTTGCTGCAGTAGCATGTCCATTAGTTCCTATAACCTTTGTCACAGCAGTATCCTCGTCTACCTCAGGACTAGTAAGAGAATCAACAACATCATCGTGCTGGCATTCACGTCTATAATCCAAAGTTATGGTTTCTAGTTCATGCGTATAAAGGACTTCCTGGGGAATGCTCTGTTAAAAGAGATGGCATGATCTCAATTAGTACAAATTCCTCATGTGAAGCCTCGGAAGGAATAGACACTTCCATATGTTCTTAACTGAAAACAGCaagaaagagaaaaagaagcacTACACGGATGGTGAAAAATGAATAGGAACTAACCTCAAGAACCCATCCAATATAGGCAACATTGTTTACATGCTGGTTCATGTCCAGATCAGCTCTTCTTGGCTGCATACATATGAAAGAAATTTAACAAAAGTGCCTGGACAGAAATCTTGTGGGAAACGAATTTTTTTGAAATCCTACCGACAATCCTAGCCTAGAATGCTGAGCAGGATCTTCCAGTTTTGATATCTTCTTTAAACTTTTATTATTCTCTTCGGGAAATGATAATCTGTACACAGCATAAGTGAATGAGCAGGAAAATCATGAAAAGAAAAAGGGATCAGAGCAGCAGAcatagccaagagggaagaacTTATGCCATGTAACATACATATATTTCTCAGAAccaacaaaaacacaaaaactgAGGTAATCTTGATATAGTATACCATATAGAAACTGAAGAATGAGTTAAATTGTAATTTCGGGCAGATATAAATTTTTAACCCATATTGAATGCTTAGTCCCATAACCTTGTTGAATGTTGAGGGTCAGACATGCGTATTTTCGAGCAAGTAAAAGATTTTAATGTACCTATACTAGCAAATACCCCTTTCCTCTTATTAATAAGATGTAAGGGTTCAAGCCTCCATGGAGGCATATGTGTGTTAGCATTTATTTTTAACAACTGAAATTAACAAACAAAAACAGAATAGAGAAAAAGTTCATAATGTATAGCTTAAAAAGATTTGAAACATCATATTTGTCATTGAGGGATGTGAAGGTCCTCGTATTACCAATCAAGGAAAAGACGCTTTTAAGTATGACAGAGCAAAAGAGATATAATCTTTTCCTCTGTTAATTAAGACAAATTTAGAGAGACGGGCAGAAAGATTGGAACGTAAGCTCAATGCATAGTCAGATCTGGAATTTTTAGACTCACTACAGCCATCTGAGCATGCACAGTGTCTTTCACACTGGCTCTGCCATGCTCCAGTCCATTTTTTACATAAAAATCTATTTTCTTTTAAGTGATCATTTATTAGGCTGTTGAAGAAAACCATTTATCACAAAGGTTTACAACTTTTTTTTCCTTTAATAACAAAGGCTtacaacattttatttttctgGATAGATCAAAGGTTTACAACCTTAAAAGTAAGCATTCAATTATGGCATGACTAATAAATTTAAAATGTGAAAACAACAAGCATTTAAAACAGTTTGTACGCACGCAACCAATGTTTGATAGCCCTTAAGTTGATTCTAGTTTCACAGATTGTGGTCTTCTCCAACTTTACAGAACTTGATCAAATTTTGCAACCCATAAAAAACCTCCAAAAAACTCAGGGGAAATTGCCTTTAACAAAGTTTGTACCTGAACAGACCTATTACTGAATCACCCAAGATATGGATGAAGAGACTTACGGATTGGTGAAAATCCAAATTCTATGCACATTTGACAATGAGAAAACTTTACATTGCTCTGTACTTGCACATAATGCGCATTCGTGTGTATTACTTGACTAATACTGCATATTAAGCATTTTATATTTCACAAGTCATGAGATAAGGTTAGTTAACCTAGACttatactccctccatcccaaaTTAGTGGTCATACTTGACTTTTGCACGTAATTTAGCGTGCCTTGACCGCATATCTCcgttaattatttttcaaattttctttttgtgaataaaagtttaagatttaaattttattcacaaaaagaaaatttaaaaaataattgaCAAAGATATGTTGTCAAGGCACCTTAAAATACGCGTAAAAGTCAAACATGACCACTAATTTGGAATGGAGGGAGTGTTTTGTTGCTCATATGATCTTAACTGTTGTGGTGTTATGTTTCTAGAGTTTCTACTAATTAAACTGCACCATGTATTACTTTCATCTTTTATGGTTTTATTAGCATAAGCTATCATGGTGCGGGAGCCTGGGAGGGCTAATAAACTGGTTAAGAAGCACTCTTCTTAATAATTATTTCATCATGAAAAAATTCTATGTCAATAGAATCATACAAATATCAAGATTTGATATTTGCATGTTACGAGACTATAGATAGCAAACCTTGGTGTTTTGGGGCAGAAAACTAGATATTCATCTCGAACCTCATCACTGACTTTCTGAAGCCGTCTAGTATCTTGGTTCATCATCACCCACTTGCTGCAATCAGAATTAtcaattatttaaatataagaaCAAATAAATTACATATGAACTAAGTTTTTATCTAACTCTAATTAACAAGAAGACATTTTCACCACATGCAATGCCTCTTCGAAAAAACTTCAGATAGAAAGTTGACTGAAAGAGGTTGATGTATAAAAGTAGAGGCCATTATTTGTAATTATTTAAATTGCAAGACTAAGAGCATGTCTAATTATAGTGCTACAATACGTATAGCTATCCTATATTTGAAATCATATAACAGTAACACATTTCGTATTTTTTTGACAAGCCTAGTAGGGAACAAGGATGTGATATTTTGGTGAAGGATCAAGTTATAGTGCATCTTAGGTACTAGTAATGTTACTAATATTAGATCTGCAAGAAGTCAGAAGCTATGTCTACTTCTTTATACATAACCAATTAAATCAACAAACTTTCCAGTTGCTCATTATTTAAGAGTCAATCTAAAAAGAAATCTTAAGTGAACAGATGTGGGTGTGATTTAGTACTATTTCACTTTTCCCAGGTACTAAAATTACTTAATTAGTTTTGCTGATTTAAATACAATTAAAGAGAGGAAACATATATAAATGCACCTTGTAGCCCTGCCAATAACCTCATCAGTTGCGAAATCCTTGATAATCCAATCACGTCTAGTCCCAATTCTACCTTCACTTTGGCACCATGTCTCTATCTCAACCACGTCACTCCTGCACaggtttttgacatataatatcTATGGCAAACTTAGGCAGTTATAAATATAACCAGACATTTATGTTTCCAGATGGATGCCGTTTATTACCAAGCAGGATATCTATAGATTTCAATATGCATTCGTGCAGTCACCCATATCAGGTGCAATTTTCTCATAGTGGGTGTGGTTGCGAATCCATCAGTTGAAAATCCAACACTCTGTGCATGATTGCCTCCAACCTCCTGCATTGTGTTGGTAATATAGAAAATGTGTATAAGTAGGTCATGCCAAGCAGCATATCATACCAGAAGGACACTACCAAGAATCAACAGTATAATAAACACTGAAATTTCAATTGTAGATTCACTTCCGTAAGTATGCATTTGCCAAATCCCAATACATGGGGAAAAAGGCGTCAATAATTCTAAAACGGGAGCAATTAAACTTAACAATGGCAGGAGTACCTTTTATCACAGAAACAAGAAAAAGACTGATAGACAGAATGTAATGCACGATAGTATCAAAAATAGGGTTTTGACCCTGAGGATTATATGCAACAATTATATCCCTACGGATTGTGCAATCAAATATTAGGAGAATTAGCATTCGGAAGATAAAGAAGGAAAAATGGGCAATGGAACATTACAATATGCATAACTATTATATAAAACCTTATTCACTGAATTTTGAAGCTCCAAAATACCCAATTACCCATTTAGTGATATAAGACCCAAATGTCTTCCTCTTTGAAGAATGTTAACAAGGATGCAATCCATTTCCAAAAAACTAAAACAGCTCAACGTATAGCAATATCCCTAATATAGACAAAGACATGTGTTATTAACTGATTATAGTGTTGTGGTGGTACTGGTAATAGTATACTCTATTTAAATGTTAAGGGTATAACTAATAAGCTTTCATGTCCCTGTAATCCTTGCTCATTTCCCTATTTCTTACACTGTTCTTTTTCAGTTAACCAAACAGAAAGCACACATTTCCGACATAACCAAGCCAACAATTGCAAAACCAAATCTCTAGAACAACGAAAAAATAGCTTACAATTCACAAATATACAAAGAAAATGAAAACAATAATTTAATAAACAAACAAAACGAGCACCATAATCACACATCTTTacaccacacacacacacaagagTGCCAATAGAATGAAATACTACATTTTAGGGATACTAGTAACCCTAAAGATCGAAACTTCAACAAAATTAATCACATACACAAGCTCAAAACACTAAACCCCCACACATTTTATATAAAAAGATCACGCATGCATTCACCAATACAGATATAAAcagaaaaaaaaatcaagaaaagaagaaaatgcATACATAGAGAGGGatgggaga
This window contains:
- the LOC141671981 gene encoding LOW QUALITY PROTEIN: oleoyl-acyl carrier protein thioesterase, chloroplastic-like (The sequence of the model RefSeq protein was modified relative to this genomic sequence to represent the inferred CDS: deleted 1 base in 1 codon), encoding MLLKSVLAPTYNVDPHFKTPIQCRFLTSDSISIRRRTAVSRWRSPTFSASANGVNAQVLGVLKKEREEERSVSLAEKLRLGSLTEDGLSYKEKFIVRCYEVGINKTATVETIANLLQEVGGNHAQSVGFSTDGFATTPTMRKLHLIWVTARMHIEIYRYPAWSDVVEIETWCQSEGRIGTRRDWIIKDFATDEVIGRATSKWVMMNQDTRRLQKVSDEVRDEYLVFCPKTPRLSFPEENNKSLKKISKLEDPAQHSRLGLSPRRADLDMNQHVNNVAYIGWVLESIPQEVLYTHELETITLDYRRECQHDDVVDSLTSPEVDEDTAVTKVIGTNGHATAATEARDDSLKFLHFLRVSGQGLEINRGRTEWRKKPEKR